TGTCATCTGTTGGAATTGAGGAATCTTTTCCCATGGCACCCAGCCTTCTGGAACCTTATTCCACAACCTACCCCAAATTAGACTTGTCCTAACCCTGCTGGCCTTTCACAAGGCACACAAAAAACCTGGCTTTGCCCTCAAGCCAAGTTTATGACTTGTCTTGGCTGCGAGTCTTCTTGGATGCTAACTCTGCGTCATTTTTGTTGGTTTTATACATGTATTCGAGATAGGCTACCCATacatttatgaaataaataaaagaagtgtTGCTTGAGAGAGCTAgagtttctttttaaagttttagtTCAACATGTACAGTGTTATAGCCGTGTGCATTACGAATTATGTTATACATTTGGGTTCTTTTCACCCCTTTTGCCTACATTTGGAATCACTGCAATTACTTCAAAAACAGAGAAGTTGGAGAATTCAAAACAGATTATCAGAGAAGAACATCATAACAACTTTTATTTTCTATTAAGTAATGGTAATAGAAATTGTTGGTTAGTTAACaattagttgttttttttccctctcaattTATTTGTCAGCCAAAGAAGCCTTTGAGAAAAGGATCACTCCTATAATCATAGACAATACAAACACACAGGCTTGGGAAATGAAGCCTTACATTGCTTTGGTCAGTATTCCATATTTTTTTAGTGTTCTTATgttgaatattgttttatttgtagatAAATGGGTGGGTGGTACATAGCAGCGTGCTTCAGAGggtgtggttttaaaaaaatcaagatggtggccataATAGGGCCATTGTTGGTCCGCACAAACAATCTccacataaaaaaaaatcaagtagagCTTTTATTGTGAATTTATGGCTGCCATTTGGAATTTTTTTACTATATCCTGTAGGTACACCAATAATGTAAcattatggagtccttggtgttttctgagcttggtggttttctggcagacatttcattaccaaactaggtaacatcatcagtattagatGCTACATTAAAATCCCTGTACCaaatctccactcccttctagcactgatgacgttacttagttgggtcatgaaacgtctgcaagaaataactgaggtcagagagcaccaagaaccctacaTCATAGTTCTACTACTACATttcacaaacctcactcccttctagcactgacaatgttacctagtttggtaatattTAGCTGTTCATTTGTTAGAAGATGAGGATGAGCTaagctttattgtcacttttttctgtgaacacgCTAGcccacattaaaaaatgaaattctgattccCGTTTTCAaaagtgtgtttgtgtatgtgtacacacacacccatacctatacatgtacatacatatacatgtgagatatatacacaaacacacacacacatacatatatacatatatatattatgtatgtataatatactaatactaatatattaatattaatatattatacagaggtctccaaacttgataactttaagacttgtggacttcaactcccagaattcttcagccagccgtgttggctggggaattctgggagttgaagtccacaagtctcaaagttgctaaGCTAGGAAATCCCTggtaaatataaacatatatattaatCACGGTCCATATTGAATACATAGCGGAAAAAAGTCTTGAGAGTTAACAAAATTGATACTATATAGTACAAAGCTATTACAAAATAAGCTAGAatggtgatttttattttttaaatttttatttttacgtTTTTTCTTCAGTCACAGCAACACAAATACAAAGTTATATTTCGTGAGCCGGATACTTGGTGGAAGTTTAAACCAAAGGAATTGGAAAGGTAATAATAGCAACTGTAGTAATTCTGTAACAACATTACTGTGTAACATCaatgagaaataaataataaacatatctCAGTTAGGAATCAATTCACTTGCTTGCAGAAAGCGTCTACTCAGCCTGCCTTCAAATTATCTATATTTCTGCAgtgctattgatttttttttctttagattttattGGTGTTTATACGATTTCATGGAATACTTAGGAATGGCAGTTTTATTTTCTGAATACTTGTTTTTACCTCAGAAATACCACCTTCCTTCGAGTGAAGGCATTCATTTAAACAGCGTCAAgggtatataaatatttttaagttgACATTAACAAAATTTGAGGACAGCTAGTCTTCTTTTGCACTAATTGTTTCCTCACTGATATAAAACATGATGGTTTTGAGCTGTCCTTTTCTTTTCACCTTTAAAATAAGTCAATAAATAGGCTACTTAtggtatgtaaaaaaaaaaaaagaattacaataCCCTGCAATTTTGGAAGGGCTTTGGAAGTCATCTACCTAAGTCTTTAAGGAAAAATCCCTTGTTTAGAGTATGAGAAGAATTAGGTAATGTTCGCGAGCTGCAGATCGGCGTGGAacagtaaatttttaaatttttaatttgtcattcatttttaaaaacattctctCAACTATGCATGCATCCTGCCTGTTTTGTGGTGGTGGCCTATCAAGTGTTTTGTTCTTTCCGATATTTAGGCGAAATGTTCATGGCGTATCTAAAGAAAAGATCAAAAGAATGTTGGAACGATATGAACATTGCCTGACCGCTAATTCAATTTTGAATTCTTCAATCTCAGATGACATGAGGACGCGCGAAATCTGTGGTGAAGTCCTTCATCGCGAAAAAAGGCAGGGGTAAACTGTCTACAGGTGTTCTAAGCGTGCTGTTTTAACGTACGAAGCTTATTGCGGGGTCCTCTTGGACGTGGAtcgtttttcttgaagacgttccaTGAGCCAACTGGGTCGCGTCAAGAGTGATAGAAGACAATAGTATTTGGTGCACAGCATCTAGCCTTCatggtagaacaggggtgtcaaacttaaggccctgGGTCAGATCTgggctgtggggtgcttagaaacagcaaaggagcagcccgcagtgcctctgccagcgaaaacggagctcgggagggctgtgcgCTCAGGCCTCCACGGGCATCCCGAAACAAGTGGCGTTGAGCTGGCcgtgcccatcctggccatgccccccgaggtcaaacacaaccctgatgcggccaacAATGACATCGAGTTTGTCACTCCTGTGCTAGAATATCAGGCTGTGTGAGGACAATCCGTGAGAGTTCCTTAGGCGGGCCATTCTCCGAACAGTttcaataaaaccaataaaaaatagACGTGACATAATTTGCCTTGATATTTCGTGTTTCCTGGCGATTTGCCGTTGCGCTTTTCCAATAGCAAAACGGAGCTCAAGCTGGTTTGCTACACTAGCATAGCAGGAAACGTATATTGGTCTGTCAAGATAATTGTAGACCATCTCCGTACCCGGTGAAAGATtttaataagaaaacaaaacaaaacagaatagcaTGCATAATGCTAATGTGAATGTCTTCATCTTTGTAGAGCTCCCTATTTATTTCAGTAGATAATATAAAGATACGACTATTTCTACTGAATTAGTCGTATCATTCTATTGAtactttgggggtttttttgtccaCCAGTTCAGAGCAAATGCAGTATCTTTTATTTGGTTTTAGAGTCATAATGAAATGTTAAGAGAAAAAAACatacccccccccctctctctctcttaagcGATTCCTTAAGCATCCAGTCTTCATTTCAACAAAAATCCTCTTTTGTCCAAGGACAATAGTTTTGAGCAGCCAGTCCTTTAACACACTTTATCTTCTTCCTTCGCTCTACTTATGCCGTTTTAGGTAATGTCCTAAAATGTTTTGGCAGAAGTAAACttaatatatgtataaatatatttgtCTTGTAGGAAAGAAGAACAGAAAGAATATTTTGCCTCCTCTTTGAAAAGCGTAGAATTAAATCCAAATGAAAAAGCTACTTTAGAAGAAGTTACGGTAGAAGATCAGAGGcttcaaaatgaaaacaaaagcacCGGACATGATTTACGAGAATCCAGTTCTGAATGTAGAATAGATTGCTTGGACCCTGCTGTGTTACCAGCAGGGATCAAAATGGAATCCCTTCTTGAAACAGAGTTGAGACCAATCTCGGATTCCGGTGAAAATACTCTGTCATGCAATAATGGGGCGTTGAAACTTCAGATTGAAGCAACTGCATATCATGAAATTATGGAGCCAGAATTCAGAGAGACACAAAATAAAGATGGAGATCTAAATTCTGACAGCTCAGTAAAACCCAGAATGTTAAACTTTGTGGGAGACTGGCCAGTAGAACAAACTTTGGGTCAAAGGGTGAAAAGAATTAAAAGATTAGAAAAACATGCCAGGAAGGACAAAGGAGATTTAAGTGCGCCGACATCTACTCTTGATCCGTTAAGGAATACAAGTGAAGATAAAACATTGGATTTGATAGACAGTCTTCAGGACCTGCCACTTTCTGAAGATCGGCGTGAAGACAAATGTGAAGAAAGCAGCTGTAGCCTTCCTTCTATGTCAATACCTGAGGTTGGTACGGAAGTCCATACGACAGAATTGCTGATGGTAGGAGACTGGCCGGTCCAAACTTTACAGCAGAGACAACACAAGATGAAAAGAATAACCAAGCGAGACATTAGCGAGTCAGATGGATTAGGAAACGGTGAAGATGATGTCAGCATCGGTGATGGGACTGCAGCATCTCAGCCCAATGAAACATCTGCCGTTGTGGAAGAGCAGGGGGCCTCTTCGAAAGAGGAACGCTTTCAAGGGTCTGAAATCGCAGCTTCTGAGCCTCTGAGTGAGAAAAAGCCGGTGCTAAATAAAAGAACAAGAAAGCATCATAAATTGGCTTTGACGTTTACCAACAATTCGGCCCTCAGCAAACCAGAGGAACCCCTGTCTCTGTGCACTTGGATCGAAGAAAAACCCAACCGATGTGTGGTGTCCCAGGCTACCAAATCTTCACAGACAGAACCACGAGATTTTGCCCTTCTGTGGAGACTGGAGAGAGAGATTGTCTTTTCAGAAGATACAAAAGTACTGCACGGCAGACTCGACGGATTCGTACCCAAAAAGGTTGAAGCCATTCCAGGTTGCCCGGAAAAAATACCCTACAAAGTCACCTATGAGAGAAGCACCTATGTAGAAGAAAAGGAGCTGGTGAGGGTCGATGAAACGGAGAACCTCAATATTTTGTGTAAACTCTTTGGGTCGCTTTCGTTCGATGCCATCAAAGATCTGTATGAACGATGTAACCGAGATATGGATTGGGCCACGGGGCTCCTGTTAGACTCCGCCGAGAAGCTCTGCAAAGAAGACGACGTCGGAGACCTGCAGGAAGCAGAGGTTCGGCTCCCTGACGTGTCTCTTCCTTCGAAGAGACACCCTGTGCCTGAAGACAGATTGGCGGGTTCTGTGGCAATTACTCAAGCGACTGCAATTTCGAAGATTATTCACAGATCCAAAATAACGAAAGTTCCCCTTGGCAATGACAGTGAAAACCTTTCTGGCCTTCCTGTAGGACACGGCGTATGTTCTTCAGGAGAAAACAAAATTCATCTGTTACCTGCTGCAGGAGACCATGTCGTAGACCCATCAGATCTGGAGGTAGGTCCTTTGGACGTGCAAACGAAACAGGGAATTTCTAGAGCACTATCCGAGAACGAGGCGCGAAGGACATCCTCGGTTCATGAAATGGATGTCGCCGTTCCCGACGATGGTGACATCCCTTTGAAAGCCACCTGTGATGTGGAAGAGGCCCAGCTTGGAGCAAACTTTCAGGAGGGACCGTTTTCAGAAGAGACCTCAGATTTGAAGCTGATGGAAGCAACCGATTTGTGCAGTGCAGAAAGCCAGAAATTTGAGCCGTGCAGAAAAACGGATTGTAAACCCGGCATTGTGGTTCCGACACAAAGTGAAAAGAACATATTTGATCAAGACAACGGGACAATCAAGTTGCAGAACTCCGTATCTCATTCAAGGTCCGTGACCATAGATTGTCTCGAACTGGTCTTGGCCCCAGAATTAGCCATGcagttaagtgaaatatttggaCCGGTTGGAGTTGATGCAGGTAATAACATCAGTGACTATTTCACCTAAATACAAgagtaaattgattctgaactgggaactgatgattgtatatacctAGCAGATCTTAACAGTTAAAAGAACTGAAGAGGTTAAATAATAGAAGTTGGTATAGATTAGGCAATAATACATAATGAATTAAGCCACTTTGGGTCATTGTTCATAATTCATAGTTTATTTTTGGCCTGCTACATGGGTTTGACATTTTTTTGTTCTGTGGCTAGCTAGCTGCTAATTTATGGGGAGACTGTAGTAAATCATTTTTGTACAACTAATTACTTACTTGTAGTAAAAGCTTTAatgttattttatcttataacggCAAAATCTGTTCCAATTACGGGCCCAGAATCTAGAGTGGGTAGGTGATCTAATGCTACCCGAATATTAGTGATTTCATCTTTTATCATCTTAATCAACATTTCTATACAAGCTGCCAAGAGAGAAATTTGAAAAACAAGTAAATACGATTTTGGTCTTggctgactggctggggaattctgggagttgaagtccacagatcttaaaatttGTCCAGGTTGGACACTCCCAGGTTATAACATTTCTATGCTTGCACATTACTTAGatggcacattttaaaaaaaaaaaagaaggaaagctcaatagtgtcttttaaaaaaagcattaactAAATACCAGTACAATAGAATGAGATTCTCTTTAAATTTGTATGTGACTTTTATCTctcgtttttttcccctccttccatAAGGATCACTAACTCCTGATGACTACGTGGTTCATATCGATCTGAATTTGGCCAGAGAAATTCATGACAAATGGAAAGCATCTATTATGGTTAGTCGGCTTAAATTAAATCTGCAGATAGGTTTACTGTTGTTCACGACTGAATATTACATGGCATGCATTATAttacagaatatttattttttttaacttgttctATAAATTATTGACATTTCAATAATTTGTAGAACAATTATGTTGCACTTGGTCCAaacacatttctttaaaaatatgtatagcTGGTTCTTGACTTACAGGCATAACAGGGCATGGAATTTCCATTGTAATTTGTTTCTCCAgacatgaaagtagaaaaatagggaccacctttggtgggaaggtaacaagagttccatgcgcttttggcatttagtcatgccagccacataaccacggagacgtcttcaaacagtgctggctcttcggcttagaaacggagatgagcaccgccccctagagtcggcaacgactagcacatatgtgcaaagggaacttttacctttactcaAGTGTCCTGTTAGTACTTACAATGTACTAATATTATCAATGTTTTCATTTAGAAGCGTCAGAGGAGAGAAGACGAATTGCACAAACTCCTTGAAGAAAGTAAGTACCGTCTTCAATTATCACAGTTCTTCTATTCGTAAAATCTACCATTGCAAAGATCTTGCTTCCTTCTATGCCTGCTCCCACTACCAACGTTTCTTAATGTGCAGGCTTCTACTCCCatggctgattggggaattctgggagttgaagtccacacgtctaaAAAGTTGCTGTCACTGATTGATGGGATGTAAATAGGCTAAGCTGACAAACAGCAATGGGTTTcaagattgtattttttttttttaacagaaatgtATCCCTTTTGTGACTTTGTTCTCTTTGTATATAATTCAGTGTGGTTTATAGCCACCTATTTTTATGTttggcaattttttaaaagtgcagCATCTCACCAGCCCGAGGTTGAtgcatccttccatctttccgaggttgggtaaaatgaggacccagattgttggggggcaatctCATCAATGGAGATACACTAAATAGtactagaacagaatagaatttttttattggccaagggtgattggacacacaagaaatttgtcttggtgcatgtgctcttagtgtacattaaagaaaaaatacattcgtcaagaatcataaagtacaacactttatgatagtcatagagtacaaataagcaatcaggaaccaatcaatatcaatagaaatcataaggatgcaagcaacaaagttacagccatacagtcataagtggaaggagatgggtgatggaaacgatgagaagattaatagtagtgcagatttagtcaatagttcaacagtgttgaaggaattatttgtttaaaagagtgatggcgtttgggaaaaaactgttcttgcgtctagttgttctggtgtgcagtgctctatagcatcgttttgagggtaggagttgaaacagtttatgtccaggatgtgagggatctgtaaatattttcaaaactaaGCAAACAATTTATAAATAGTAGCAACTATTTTAGTAAGGAACACTAGAATAGAATTGATACACATGCTGTATTTTGGGGtgcaatataatatttttttcccctgtctacATTCAAAGGGGCAACAGTTTGATTATATTCTGCATTTCATCATTTCAGTTGAccttaaaatacagaatattttctttaagatcgtcttcaaaaaaaaaaggaaatctaaATAATACGCCGCTTCATCTCCCATTGTTATTTGTTCTCAAGATCCCGTGCTGTTTGAGCGGCTGCACCCAGGCAAAGTGGATGACGTGCTTTCCCAGTACGCGGCTGATTTTCAAGAGCAGGAAAGTTTACCTACCGCTGGGTCGTCTGGAACCTCGGCAGCTTCCGATGTTTTCCCCTACATGGATCACTGGAATGTTCACACTCAGAGAGTATCGCTGCGGGAAATCATGTCGGAAGAAATTGCGCTGCAAGAAAGGCTAACGGTGGTAGGGTATTGCTGCTGCCTCTGCCGGGTGGAAGTCTCATCTTGAGCTGTGTTATGATAAGGGTTCCCAACAACCCAGCTGCCAGCCTGCTAGTGCTTTCCAGCATTGTGCTGTCAGTTCTGGTCTTTCCAATAGGGTCCCGAATCCCACCTTCCCACTCCGTAAGCCTTCGAAGCATAAGCAGCTACAAGAGGACGCGGATGATCAAGAAATCTGTTGTTTCTGGATGCGCGTCATGAAATCAGATGCACGTATGTCGCATCCTGACAGCACAATGCACATGTCGTCATTCGAACAAAATTCTGGATTCATTATTAAACATGTATTGCCTAATCGATCCCACTTTTGCCCCCCCAAGAATTCACAGTGGAAGTCACAACGCTCCCCcctctgttttttcccctcaaaacaACCCTGTAGGGTTGGGTGGTTGACCAAAGGACTGCATGGCATAAAGCACCCTGAGAGTCCCAGTAGGCTCAGAGTGTTTCGAACCCAGGTCCCTAAAGCATTAGGGCAGCACCTTAAATATATCATTCTGCAGAGCGGTAGGACTACTGtacataccagtgatggctaacctttttgccattgcgtgccaagatggggggggggaaggttcacgcgcgtgcatgcccacacccataattctgtgcGCCCTGTCCTGCGCATGGGTGCAcaaccccctcctcctccccccccccccccccgctcctggcacatgagggcctggtaggctcgtttttctttctcacctgactccagatcctctctatgcatttggggagggcaaaaacagccttccccaccccctcggaggccctccggaggcccaaaagggcccgtttcccaacttccggttggataaGAAGTGACTTTTCTGCTGTCccagctccagagcctctctaggagtctctggaggctggacagcaaaaaaacgtcacttcctgtccaaccggaagttgggaaacgggccgttttgGACCTCCAGAGgtcctggggaaggctgttttcgccctttcTAGTtgtatagagaggatctggagccaagtgagagtAAAACCACCCActacaggccctccggaggcaggaaacagcctgtttccctacttctggtggggtcAGAAGGCCTgaatatcagctggctggcggtcacatgcgcgccggagctgagctggtGTGCCCGCTGATATGGCTacgattcgccatcatgggtgtCTACTCATGGATAAGCCAAGAATTTTAGATGCCTCAAAAGATCAGGTTCACCTATATGTGGCTGGGCACCATGTAtggtaatactttttaaaagtacaGTAATGGATCTTAATTTAcaacaagttcatttagtgaccattcagagttataatggcactgaaaaaagtgacatgattatttttcacacaaccgttgtagcatccacatgatcaaaattcaggcaccggGCAACTGGctaatatttatgacggtcgcagtatcacctttttgcgaccttcggacaaacagagtcagtgggggaagcccagattcacttaacaaccatgtcactatcttaacgactgcagtgattcactgaacaactgtggcaagaaaggtcgtaaaatagggtaaCATtcccttagcaacggaaattttgggctcaattgtagtcgcaaGCCAAGGACTACTTACATATTTAAGGATAAGACAAGAATTGTAGGTGCCAAAAGACAATCAAATTATCAATTTCATCTTATCTGTGGCTGGGCTTATGCCCCAGTATATATGATGatacttttaaaaagtacagTATCCATATTTCCCATATGTATCTGGATAAACCAACTCTCAAatgtttaatccaaaatactatgAAAAATTTTCATGATCCTTTGTTTAAAGATTTGAGGATTGGCTCATCTGCAGATAGGCTTACATGCAagtacagcagtggccaaaaatgtggaaatcttttggggaaagtgtatttttgaggtttgatggctaataacaccactttttttggagtttcaagataatcctattccactgctggaatggcctgggaagagcccagcccttcacccaatggaaaatctatggagctgactcaaGAAACTTGGTAGTCAGAActtgcgacccagcaataaaacccagttaatagaagccatcattcaatcttagtttcgcattataacagctgcagaactaaaagatctgtaattcatgctaaaggttacccaactaagtattaactgacatggtaatcatttttgtatatctcattttttctacatgtttcacttttcttctttacactgtaactactattctaatagcaaatccttcataaaagtgattgcattacgttcttgattaaattatctttccattgatatataattttgatACCActctaaaaaaaagtggtgttattagctagttttagaaaagacacttttctcaaaaggtttccccaATTTTGCCCACTACTTATGGTAATAActaatgcaaaaacaaaaaatggtGCCATGATTTAATATTTGCACTGTATCATTGTAGAAATACTTTAGAGGTAtaattgtgtttgtttgtttttctctctttttgtctttttgtggGCTAGAAACCTTTCCCTTGCATTGCTAAAAAAGACTGTGCTGCGAAACTGAAGGAAAAACAACTTTTGGAGTTATTCCCAACCATTAACGCAAACTTTCTGATGGACATCTTCAAGGATTACAAGTGAGGCATTTCTTTCGTAATACGAGTCGCATCCGTTACATGAAAGTTATTCTGCCTGAAGTGACtccttgtgttgttgttttaatttgtcagTTATTCCTTGGAACCGACCGTCCAGTTTCTCAATAGCGTCCTAGAGGCAGATCCCATAAAAACTGTGATCGCTAAAGAGCCCGCTCAGAATGCCAGGCGTTCTCCTAGCAGCACTTCAAAGACCCGAGAGAAAAAGGTAACCGCTGTCTCGCATGAGCGTTGCAAATCTGTTTTCTGTAAGGGGCTTTTACAAACACTTAGGTGAAGTGGGGGCCTTGATGCTTtcttgagcttggttgcttttcttGCGGACGTTTTGTTAGGCAAGTAGGGGAACAAGACTTACGTACCGTTCAAAAGGGACAGTCCAAAAGCCAAAAAGATCGCAACACCTCCTGACCAGCAATCAACAGCCGGATTAGCAGAGATTAACATCGAGTGGTAAACAGTCCCCCAATGAAGGAACTACAAATTcagtaaacaataccctaatcaagacaCCACCAGGAACACTCCGACAACATTGACAGGGCAGGCCGCTTGTATAGAAACAGAGAGCAAAACCgggtcccttccagcactgatgatgttacttaatagggtcatgaaatgtccaTGAGAAAACCCCCAATCTCAGagtgcaccaagaaccccacagcttTTCTCTTTCACCACTTCCTCCTCCATAAATCCCATTCTCtgccaacactgatgatgttccctagttgggtcatgaaacttccCCAAGAAAACTCAGCTTGAAGGATCCCACAGttgtcttttccttctccttcctctgtctcttcctcctcctcctccccttctccccctGCGCCACTCCACAAACCCTTTCCAgcattgatgttacctagttgggtcatgaaacgtctgcaaggaaaccaccaaactcagagagcatcaaaggccCCACAGttccaccctgagctacaaatagattggatcctgcaacattatcctgggacgcgTATAACTTGTCTTCATTCGTACAAATATATTTGCGCAAATACATTCTTCTATTGGCACTAAGTGAAGCTCACTTTTTCACAGTACAGCTTTTTCTCGGTTGTCCTCGAGCTACGCCAATGAGCTTTGCCTTGAATTGTGTCCATAAACACCTCACTTTTCAATCCCAGGCTAAGAAGACGAAAGAACTGGAAGACATTCTGAGCGAGAAGGGATTCCAAGACACTCAATATCCAGGCTACGAGGACTTCAGGGCCGAGGCGTTCCTTCACCAACAACAAAGGCAAGAATGCCTAAGGAAAGCCGGAGAAGCCTATCGCATGGGAATGAAGCCAGTAGCGGCGTTTTATGTGCAACAGGTAACTTTCTTTTAAACAGTGGTGAAGCAGCATTTCAGCACAAAGACACCCATTCCGGAAAGACACAAACGGCATGGGAACATGAGGAAGCAGGACGTGGTTTCTTGGATGATataattctgtttttgttttaagaTGGAGACTGTCCTCCTCCCTTCATCGCCGTGATTTCCTGGAGGCAAGAATTGAGGATCAaatgaatacaggcagtcctctact
This DNA window, taken from Ahaetulla prasina isolate Xishuangbanna chromosome 8, ASM2864084v1, whole genome shotgun sequence, encodes the following:
- the N4BP2 gene encoding NEDD4-binding protein 2 isoform X2, whose amino-acid sequence is MPKKKKNLGVSPSRKNTNPETASATDASSSPASLHGINKEKLISGLSEMFSDLDPTVIYMVLSECDFKVEETMDYLLELSTAAKDTVCSSKVSGFDSLSALLVGENNSSCGTRELEGNDATAVGKGGEESQPPLSSEELALLIENSLEDCSRKSEAKESENDRLLGSLTQAQDHSNSNCTELCLKSNATAIENWFAALKPSYNEAAESTSISEIETKDILTPNPENYSLPEVVLDSGAVSEIVTLADKAESYTEPNQMHNVLFDFTAVSTLTTQHRQVFAKIETNAFPNSHASSQAAEDQGNVVTLYNNLKQFCVPDLCAGSGLKSAPMMKETDPSRHTWSSPFSLFQKYPQKLNFYPAFESQCKNHSFVTPIAISPGKWRPPSDFRSRGKTFCSPEVSQSWEGLSPVPKKCGNKNERQRHHFSQVQQLPGGHLMNRKTFAGHVLVLLRGLPGSGKSYLARVLLEDNPCGIILSTDDYFYQKNGQYQFDADSLADAHEWNWKRAKEAFEKRITPIIIDNTNTQAWEMKPYIALSQQHKYKVIFREPDTWWKFKPKELERRNVHGVSKEKIKRMLERYEHCLTANSILNSSISDDMRTREICGEVLHREKRKEEQKEYFASSLKSVELNPNEKATLEEVTVEDQRLQNENKSTGHDLRESSSECRIDCLDPAVLPAGIKMESLLETELRPISDSGENTLSCNNGALKLQIEATAYHEIMEPEFRETQNKDGDLNSDSSVKPRMLNFVGDWPVEQTLGQRVKRIKRLEKHARKDKGDLSAPTSTLDPLRNTSEDKTLDLIDSLQDLPLSEDRREDKCEESSCSLPSMSIPEVGTEVHTTELLMVGDWPVQTLQQRQHKMKRITKRDISESDGLGNGEDDVSIGDGTAASQPNETSAVVEEQGASSKEERFQGSEIAASEPLSEKKPVLNKRTRKHHKLALTFTNNSALSKPEEPLSLCTWIEEKPNRCVVSQATKSSQTEPRDFALLWRLEREIVFSEDTKVLHGRLDGFVPKKVEAIPGCPEKIPYKVTYERSTYVEEKELVRVDETENLNILCKLFGSLSFDAIKDLYERCNRDMDWATGLLLDSAEKLCKEDDVGDLQEAEVRLPDVSLPSKRHPVPEDRLAGSVAITQATAISKIIHRSKITKVPLGNDSENLSGLPVGHGVCSSGENKIHLLPAAGDHVVDPSDLEVGPLDVQTKQGISRALSENEARRTSSVHEMDVAVPDDGDIPLKATCDVEEAQLGANFQEGPFSEETSDLKLMEATDLCSAESQKFEPCRKTDCKPGIVVPTQSEKNIFDQDNGTIKLQNSVSHSRSVTIDCLELVLAPELAMQLSEIFGPVGVDAGSLTPDDYVVHIDLNLAREIHDKWKASIMKRQRREDELHKLLEENPVLFERLHPGKVDDVLSQYAADFQEQESLPTAGSSGTSAASDVFPYMDHWNVHTQRVSLREIMSEEIALQERLTVKPFPCIAKKDCAAKLKEKQLLELFPTINANFLMDIFKDYNYSLEPTVQFLNSVLEADPIKTVIAKEPAQNARRSPSSTSKTREKKAKKTKELEDILSEKGFQDTQYPGYEDFRAEAFLHQQQRQECLRKAGEAYRMGMKPVAAFYVQQGQLHEEKMKEANQDAAQQIFEKVNASKLPINLLDLHGLHVDEALGHLSRVLQEKTKEYSLTGGIPYLYVITGRGNHSQGGVARIKPAVTKYLTSHKFRFTEIKSGCFKILLE